One genomic window of Nicotiana sylvestris chromosome 10, ASM39365v2, whole genome shotgun sequence includes the following:
- the LOC104213197 gene encoding chaperone protein dnaJ 15-like produces the protein MSGIKMEGTSAPAVRRDPYEVLSVSKDSSDQEIKTAYRKLALKYHPDKNASNPEASELFKEVAYSYNILSDPEKRRQYDMAGFEAIEAEGMDMEIDLSNLGTVNTMFAALFSKLGVPIKTTISANVLEEALNGTVTVRPLPIGTSVSGKVEKQNAHFFGVTISDEQAEAGIVVRVTSAAQSKFKLLYFEHDANGGYGLALQEDSEKAGKVTSAGMYFLHFQVYRMDSTVNALAMAKDPEAAFFKRLEGLQPCEVSELKAGTHIFAVYGDNFFKPASYTIEALCAKTYEDTTHKLQDIEAQILRKRNELRQFETEYRKALARFQEVTNRYSQEKQSVDELLKQRDSIHSSFTVTRTLATISGSGSGHFSNGSSSKLSGEDYKADSPSEDGSSDSKEKYSKRKWFNLNLKGSDKK, from the exons ATGAGTGGTATAAAAATGGAGGGGACGTCGGCTCCAGCAGTAAGGCGAGACCCGTATGAGGTGTTGTCTGTTTCAAAGGATTCGTCTGATCAGGAGATTAAGACTGCTTATAGAAAGCTTGCTCTCAA GTATCATCCTGACAAGAATGCTAGCAATCCCGAAGCTTCAGAGCTCTTCAAGGAGGTTGCGTACTCATACAACATTCTATCTGATCCAGAGAAAAGGAGGCAATATGATATGGCCGGCTTTGAG gCTATTGAAGCTGAAGGAATGGATATGGAAATTGATTTGTCCAACCTTGGAACTGTCAACACAATGTTCGCAGCCTTGTTTAG CAAGTTGGGTGTCCCTATCAAAACAACTATTTCTGCTAATGTTCTTGAAGAAGCTTTGAATGGAACTGTCACAGTCCGGCCCCTTCCAATTGGTACATCAGTCAGTGGAAAG GTAGAAAAGCAAAATGCTCATTTTTTTGGTGTAACAATTAGTGATGAACAAGCAGAGGCTGGGATTGTCGTAAGAGTTACTTCAGCTGCCCAAAGCAAATTCAAG CTACTATATTTTGAACATGATGCAAATGGGGGTTACGGCCTGGCCTTGCAG GAAGATAGTGAGAAAGCTGGCAAGGTAACCTCCGCAGGGATGTATTTCTTGCACTTTCAAGTGTACAGAATGGATTCAACTGTAAATGCG TTAGCAATGGCCAAAGATCCTGAAGCTGCTTTCTTTAAGAGGTTGGAAGGCCTTCAACCTTGTGAGGTCTCAGAACTAAAAGCTGGCACTCACATATTTGCTGTTTATG GAGATAATTTCTTTAAGCCTGCTAGTTATACTATTGAGGCTCTGTGTGCCAAGACATACGAGGACACAACTCATAAACTCCAGGATATTGAGGCTCAGATTTTGAGGAAGAGAAATGAGCTTCGACAGTTTGAAACAGAATATAGAAAG GCATTGGCACGGTTCCAGGAAGTGACCAATAGATATAGCCAGGAGAAGCAGTCT GTCGATGAGCTACTCAAACAGAGAGACAGCATCCACTCCTCATTCACGGTTACAAGGACACTTGCTACCATAAGTGGCAGTGGGAGTGGGCATTTCAGTAACGGAAGTAGCAGCAAACTATCTGGCGAAGACTACAAAGCCGATAGCCCAAGTGAAGATGGCAGTTCAGACTCCAAGGAGAAATACTCGAAACGAAAATGGTTTAACCTTAACCTCAAAGGATCTGATAAGAAGTAA